The window TAGGCAGAGGAAGCAACGGTTTAGCCCCTTTCTTACCATTCTTGAGCAACACTAGAGATTTCCTCACGGCTTCACGAGCTAGTTCCCTGTGCTCCTGTTCAAGTGTTTTATTCAGTTTCATAATCATAATGATGATTTTGTAATGATTGGTACAGTAGCTTAACATAGGTCAAACATAACAGACCTTACTACCAAGCTGGTTGGCAAAGCTGAGATCAGCCAGTGGTTCCTCAAAGAGTCCCATTGTGAATTTCACCCTTAAGATTCTCTTCACAGCGTCATCGATCCTGCTAATAGGAATAAGCTTTTTCTGTATCTGACTGTTGATTTCGTCTATGAACTCGGTGTAGTTGTACGGCACCATAATCTGCAATTAACGAGACATACAACAATTAAGTAACCATGGAGCGCATACCAAGAATATTTAAGGTAGAGTCACTTTTGAGACCAACCATGTCAATTCCAGCGCTGATTCCCGCGTAAACAGAGTAAGAATAGTTAAGATGAGGAGGAGTCGTGATCCTATCAATTCCCTGCCAATCCGAGATGACAAANCCCGAAACCGAATGGGTACAACGGGTCGTAATGCAGGTCGCCAACATTCATCGGTAGCTGCTTCACAGACTTAAACCATGTCCTAGCCAACTTTCCTGTGAACCCATAATCACCAAAGAGAGCATCAGCCACTCCTTGACCCTCTGTTCCCGGAAGCCAAGCCGCCACAAGGGCATCTATGGTCGAAACATAAGGCTGAATCACCACGGGACGGCCAGAGACCACAACCACGACACACTTCATGGATCCGCACACGTTCCCGATTGTGCTTGGACCAGGATCACTTATGGTCAGGTTCGTGCTGTCCCCAAACATTTCAGCATAAGGTGGCTCGCCAACAACCACAATGGCATAGTCAAATTTACCGGACTTGACGAAGTTCGCATCAGGGTTTTCACTGTAGACGACTTGTGTAGTTGGAGCCACTATGCTCTTAACAGCAGCAAGGATCGTTGTACCTGTAAGTAATTAAACCAAAGTCAAGAATGTATACATCTATGGTATTAGCTCGTACTATGGGTGGGCAGACCTAGCTAATGCTGTCGTTGTAATCGAGCCAAAAAAGGTGAAACAGAAGTTTTTGAGTAAACATACCAACAGTGTGGTCGCTGCCTTTAAGTCCTTGCCAGGTGATAGTCCAACCACCACATTGATATCCCAAGTTATCAGCGTGTGTTCCCGCAACAAGAATTTTCCCTGTCTTCTTAGGCAGAGGAAGCAACGGTTTAGCCCCTTTCTTACCATTCTTGAGCAACACTAGAGATTTCCTCACGGCTTCACGAGCTAGTTCCCTGTGCTCCTGTTCAAGTGTTTTATTCAGTTTCATAATCATAATGATGATTTTGTAATGATTGGTACAGTAGCTTAACATAGGTCAAACATAACAGACCTTACTACCAAGCTGGTTGGCAAAGCTGAGATCAGCCAGTGGTTCCTCAAAGAGTCCCATTGTGAATTTCACCCTTAAGATTCTCTTCACAGCGTCATCGATCCTGCTAATAGGAATAAGCTTTTTCTGTATCTGACTGTTGATTTCGTCTATGAACTCGGTGTAGTTGTACGGCACCATAATCTGCAATTAACGAGACATACAACAATTAAGTAACCATGGAGCGCATACCAAGAATATTTAAGGTAGAGTCACTTTTGAGACCAACCATGTCAATTCCAGCGCTGATTCCCGCGTAAACAGAGTAAGAATAGTTAAGATGAGGAGGAGTCGTGATCCTATCAATTCCCTGCCAATCCGAGATGACAAAACCCTGcagcaaaaaagaaagaagggtTTTAGGACCAAAGCATAGAAGATCAAATGCACCCACATGTATCATTATTTCTTACTCTGAACTTCAACTTGTTCTTGAGGAAGCCCGTGACAAGTTCCTTGTTGGCATGCATTCTCAAACCGTTCCAGGCAGAGTAAGACACCATGATTGTTGCAACACCCTTGTTCACAGCGTTGTAATATGCAGGCATGTGAATTCCGAACAGCCCCTTCGAGTCAATCACTGTGTTGTTCTCGTCAATCCCTCTCACTGTACCTCCATCTCCAACAAAATGTTTAGCACAAGCCGCGACCTTTGACCTGTAACAGACACAAGCTCATTTCGATAAGTAAATGGAATTTGTGTTAGTACACTAATTGATAAGTTATGACTGAAATGAATATAGTCAAAACAATATACTAATAGTTTCAGTCAGACATAAACTCATTTTATCTCCCCCACATGTGAAAGATATTAATAAGTTGGACAGTGACTGTTTTTAGATGAAGGAATAAATTCACACTGGTCCTACAGTAGAAGAAAATTCAAACCACGACTCTTTAAGGAAATTCACACTGGTCCTATAGATAGACTTAAAACGTAGCCGTAGCACATGGGGTGGCCAATCACTGATTGCCAGAAAGGCTTTGCATTTGTAGTATTGACCACCACCACGATCAAAATGAAAGCACGCGTGAGAGCATGACCTAAGGATTTTCAACACTTCGAATATAAAAACTCAACATACAGAATCAATCAACTCAAATCCTACCCAAATCTAGTCGAAAAAGAAAGCAAGCGAACATGAATCATCGTATTAATTGCATATTCATACAGGTAGCTTTAACTCCTCATAGTATCACAAAGGATTTATTACAGGCAAAAAGATACTTACTTTCCACCGACAAAGGGAACACCTCTTCGCTTGGTAGGAAGGTCACCTTGCAAACCAGGTATAATCTCAGTCATTTGTTGGACAATTTTATAGTCCTCGCTGTAGCTCTCATAGCATCTTCCCCATCTTGGATCTCTACATACCTGTCAAACCATATCCCCATTGCAGAAATATTAATTAAGCATACAAGTTTTCTGCAATGATTCCAAACTTGGAAACTTTAATTATACTTACTGCAATACACGGAGCAAAGGCGTATGGGATTCCGGTCGCTCTAACTTCAAGCGCGGTTGCTTCCCCAATCCTCTTAAGAAGGCTAGGATCcctaaaaaattaatcaaaatacaCAAACATAAAGTTGTTTCAGTTTCATCGCCCATACATTAAATTCCTTTTGACTTTGTCATAAACAGGTAAAGGCACTTCTAGGACAAGTACTTGCCTTGTGACTCCAAGGCCTACATTGTGTGGGAAAATAGTGGCGCCGTAGACATTGTTGTGACCGTGAACAGCATCAATACCGTAGATCATGGGGATTCCAAGGCGAGTGGAAAGAGCCGCCTTTTGAATCCCATTGACCATGTTCACCCAAGTTTCAGGAGTCGCCTTTTCCGAAGGCACACTTCCTCCTCCACTCAAGACACTCCCTACACCATAAACAACCCACAGTGTCAAACTCATTTAGACAACACAACAAACACTTAACAATACATAATTCCTCAGAACTCTTTCTTCTTACCGATGAAGTATTTCTGCATAACTTCAGGAGTTGCGACGCTGCGTTCGATCTGAACCATCTGACCAATCTTCTCCTGGAGAGTCATACGGTTCATCAGATCCCTGATTCTTGCACCCAAAGGCTGCTTTGGGTCCTTGTACTTCAAAGTACCCTCAGTAGCAGCCACGGCACAACACAGCAGCAAAAGACATAACACTCTACTCAGAGTCcccattctcttcttctcaacaCAACTGCAGAGAATCAGATCTAAAGCTATTAGTCACAGGAACTGTTCCATTGtagatcaaatcaaatatagCAAGAAACAATGGTCAGCTcgaaaaaaatctaaaagtgaAACACTTTGACAAATCTGAAAACTTTAGTTGAATTCAAGAAGCTACATTAAACAGAACGAGctgaaaaatcaaatctttcttcattctttttAAGATACTGAccggttttttttaaaaaaaaaaaaaaaaaaaaaaaaaaaaaaaaaaaaaaatcagatctttaTTGACCactgaagaaaagaagaagacccaAGATGAGATGTGTGAAAATGGGAAAGAAGAACACACATTCAAGCATCTATTACGGTGTTGGTACATAcaagagaaacagaagaagagatttgATATCAATaccaaaagaagatgaagaagcaaaGGATAAAGAAAGCTTACAGTCTTGGAAATGGTATCTTCTCCTTGGAACTGCAGAATGATCTCTCCTCTCTAGGAAGGAGACGATAGTAGTGATGATAgcagcaaagagagagagagagagagagagagagagagagagagatctagagaagtgtgctgctgctgctgcttcttcgtGCTACCTTCGTCGTGTTTTAATAACACTGGAAAAGTTGCTCTCCTTTCCCCACATggatttttctcttcttttttttgttttttttttcaatttctacctttttgtgttttgtcatTATGTAATGTGGAAAAAGAAATTAGCAATGGCTTTCCacatatttggattttttttctttaaggattcttaattatattttggttaatcAATCATAGAAAgcatgaaaattttaatttctagaCTGAATTATTATCCACTCTCAGCCTCTCAGGACTCAGGAGAAGTCACGAGTCTTAAAATTCGGCACGAATTAGTGGGATAATACACTCAAGTCAAAGCCACATGTCATCAAAATTCGTATGACTGAACACATAAATGATACTTATGCCatgactaaaaaaaattatcaagatTTATATCAAcaccatattaaaaaataacctagaaagttttatttttgttgtaaaaatgtTATGAAATTGCTACCAAGTTAAGGAAAGTTCTAAAACTGATGACCACTGGTGGACctagaaattatttttacttgaaTCATAGAAAGGATTGAATCCTGGTTTAGAGGTGTCAAAGTCTATTATATACCATATATTTTAACTATCACACTAagatttctatataaaaaatcttaatttcaatatttttggggATCAATTGAACTCCCTTTCCCCTTAATAGGTCCGCTAGTGATCATGACTcgttgaaaatatatttactgagacttttcatttttggttaaatatttACTGAGGCTTGAGAGAACCATACatctaaataatattataagaaTTTTACAAAGTTGTATAATACATTAGGTTACCTTAAATAATTCTACAATATTTCATTGTATCtgcgcgagagagagagagagttaagtAAACTGTATTCGAAGAAAATCCCTTATATAAAtgaacaaattattaaaaaaaaaaatctaggctTACGACTTTAGTTAAAATGGGTCAAACGGTTCAGTTAAtcggttaaaaaaaattgtgtttagtTGTTCCAAGTTCTAACACAAAAAGACGCTTTTATTaggtttacatttgtttttttgaccaTAGCATCAAACTATAATTTTAAATCGAGCAAGTATACTGTTTATTACATCAGAAAACAcgtaataatatataatcaacaATGTGTGGGCAAATGGCAATGGCATGTTTGAGTGGATAATAATGaaatagaagaagagatgagatcTTTGTTATTGACTTATTAGCATTGGTCTTCGCCTGCCGCCTGGGACAACTCATAAAAATCATATGGGAAACCGTGTTAAGATGCCTCTCGCAGGTCCCAGGTTTACCCACAAACGTTCCCATGCTTTCCAGATCTCTTCTAACGGCTACAATTTCtcgctttctttttttcttttggttttattctTTTAGATCATCAGATATAGGGAATATAATAAGATGCTTATTTGactagtctctttttttttttttgtatgttatcGTTGATCGatagttttaaaagttttgcaGTACTAATTTCAAATATGAGACAAAGTAACAAACCGAGTACGTAGCGGATACGTGACAAACATCGAGTAACATGTGTCCAAACGAACACCAGCGATAATAGCCTAATACGTACCTGAATCatttagaccatcattagtggagtaacccaCCATAGTTACTcttacattaattaattatataaataatcataaattatgTAAAGCAACCCTAAAAGAACTAAAGCAAAATCAACATATTACTAGAGAACCCCAAAAAAGGTTACTtaagtatttaaataataattttttaatttgtatttattaattatcaaactttaataatctaaaatgacaaaccacttatttaaattttttctgttacataaaatagaaaacaataaaattttacaaattttggaatattaaacatattttacaaaattcagaatagtaaacatattttataaaatttgaaatattaaacatattaaacaaaatttggaataagatttattgtacggttgcaccaaatttttgccagatatgctcaatcaagtctttttcCAAAAGATCATGCATTTGTGTATCAAGATATTATGGAAGTACACAAAGATACAATTGATTCAAGATATTGtttcatataattttcaaaactatgtttAACAAGAAATTTCTGattcattctctttttctttaaaaaaaaattaatttatcaaaaacaaagacaaaaaaaaaagagaggctaAATTTCAATAAactgaaaaatagaaaaatggcATACAGAGTTTTCCTTTCCCTCTTCTATTTTTGGCAAAATGTTGTTATTAGGGGAGGTTGGTTCCGCTGCAGCAGGAGCCAAGTCACAACATTTTTACAGTTAAGATCTATATCAAGCTTAAAAAAAACCCAGCCATGGCTCATGATCAAGAAACCAGATGATGTAAAACAAACCCAGCCATGGCTCATGAGCTACAGGTCTACTATATCTAGCCTAGAACTGAATGTAGCAGATTATAATCGGTTAGAGAGTAGTTAGTAAAAATGTTGAAATACCTTCTTATCTATCACTGAAACCGAGACAAGTCGTACTTCAGAATATGGCTTGCCACTATTGCGTCTGTCTTCTCTGTTGGGTGAAATGAGTCCCAAAATACATATTTGCTCGCATCAGAACATGTGAATGGGTTCATTTTATCACACAAGTAGCTCATCTCGTAGTATCCTGTTCCGCAACATGCACTCCTTACATTTTGAAAACCTGCAATGCAATTAAGATATTATCAGAGGAATTCTTGAATTTGAGAGCCTTATCTTTTTGTTAGAGAACTTTTGTACTAACCGAATGCTTCAGGATGGTTTAGGATTTCTGAAACCAGATCATACGGGTTTGAAAACACAAGCTGGAGTCCATCAACTACTCTAGCCTCAGCTGTCACAGTTGTTTCTTCAACCAATATCCGATGTAACTAATTTCTGCATTTTCAGTTAAAACTTTCTGTTACAACCACAAGATTTTCTCAAATCAAGACTCAAGTGAAACTGTGACCTTTGTCCTCATAATCACGAATTGTGACTTGATTTGCACCGGATATAAAGGCAAGAATATGCTTCCCCTGATGCCAACTCACTCCTTGAAGATCAATCTCTGAGAGGAGAGTTACCTAAAACGAAAAGATGAGCAAGGCTGTAGCTTAATTTAACAGCAACGATGGTGCCATTGTAAAACTGCATAAAACAACCTAAAACACCTATTTTCAATTCCCCTAGATACATAAAGATAAGTATTTGTAACTATCCATACCAAAAAGCTAAGCCTTGTTCAGTCCaccaaataaattaacaaacacATAGAAGTCAAGCAAAATTCATACATCGGTGGttgtaaaatttgtttaagAGAGTCTGCAACCATGGCTTGCAGAGTAGCCACGCAGActcttgaaaacaaaacaatggctATTACAATTCACAAAACCAGCTTGTAATTAGACCAGATCACGAAGCCAGAAGGACCACCATATTTCTCAAATCAAACTGCAGCAGCTACATCGATTCATATCAAGTATAAAAAGTATCAATACGACCACATAGACACACAATTCAAGCTCAAACTAAAAagtgacccaaaaactcaaatttaggggaaaagagaaaggaacaaATTACCCAGAAACGAAAACACAAATGCTGAATCGGATAATCGAATTAATGGAAGCTCCCAAAATATCGAGTTTAAGCTGGaataatcaaaggattcgagagagaaaagagagaagatcgggaagaagaaagagagagaatcgcgaagagaaaaaaaaaaattggcaaaattttttttaatttacatttccCCAACAACGAACCAAAACATGCCACGTCGCGTTACTCAAAGGGTTCTTCAATTGCTTCCCAAAGAAACGATACTCTCTTCTTGAACTCGGAAATGAGTTTTTTATTGGGAAATTGGAGCCCAATAATGAGAGTAACTCTAAGAGTACTCACCGGTAATGATGCTCTTAGTGGACATAGCAATTCCTACTGGGCCTAACATAAGCTCTAATGGGCTGATATGACTTAATGTTATacctgattttattttttttataataactagATCTATAtaggtttttttaaatatattattttaatactaatttaaatatattgctATTATTAacatactaaaataaaaatttaatctgtattgaagtatcatattaatgatattttatttttagtattaacaATTCAATTTTGTCATATCATATAatccgtcatgtaatataactggtttgtgttttttaaagaaattagtatattttaaattttttattaagtttagagatatcagttataaattataaacttcttaaaattttataattgactatatatatatggtaaatttactatatatgtatgttgaacacacactttttatattaatcgagtaatatatgttcgtttaaaaaaaattcaaatcacaatatatgcagaaaaagatgcattttaattaatttgatttattatatgatgattcactatatttaaaatttaaaataaaaagagaggattcagaataatatttttaatctgGAATAAGtattctaaatatctatattaattgtagaacattatatatatggatatttaaacattttacttttgattaattattaagaGTAGTAGAGAGTTAACTTCTTTAGATATGAATATAAGAATGtttcaaaaaacatatttttaaccaaaatgTGATGCAaaaattctagtatatatatcGCAAGAGCATCGAATACACCACATCATGCGTTGGTCTTACATTGCATGATCcacaagcaacaacaaaaacttaacCATTCACTTGCTTTTGGTGCTTTCatcgaaaacaaaagaaagttgtGTATTTATTTTGGACCATATTACTATTTCCACTTCGGCTGCTAGAGTCACATCAAATTGCATTTTGTAGCGCAAGTACATGTTTCTacaaaaaactaattatttgaagtgatatttattattattattattataatttaagagaaacatcaaattataaatgattaaaaactaaattaattatttatttttaatcatttacaACAAATTTAATCATATTTATCAAAAGGTTCGATAGATTTTCGCATCTAGAATTAATTGGTTAGATGCAGAAGACTGACACAGCTATTTCACACAACTGGCATAATAATGTGTGGGTCTGGGGTCAGCACTGGTTTGAAGAGATGTTGGGAGATTTAGTTGAGGAAGGTCTTGCGCCAATGTGTGGTGAAGAACCTCTTCACATATGTATATGACATTCGCACATTACATGTATGGTAAACCCGATGATAATATTCTCAAATGTAGCTTATGTAAAGATACTCTACTGATTGAGTTtaagaaaattctaaatattacatattataatcactatttgatttttgatttgcATTATTATCTTACTTTGCTttggctttttcttttactattgcTTTGATGTGAACTTTTTACCTATCATTAAAAATTGTATGTCATATTAATATTACATCTAACTAGATTAAGACTCGTACTAAAGCACACACTGTTTGACATCAGCTTCTGCAAGTCTTGTGCTCTGCCACAAAGTCGACAAGTTGTTGACCCAATAATTGATTCAGTTGGGATAGTTGAGCGTCGATCAGATCCACTTGATACACAAGGGCAGtagcctcttccttcttcttcatgtgataTCTCATCATACTAAAAATGGCTTTAAAGCGGtccttcgtctcttcttcaaccACGACTCTCGTCCTCTCAAAAGCGTCTTTCATGGCATCTATTACTTCCTCTTCCCACTGGAAATCGGAACTGCTTCACTTACGCTTACTGGAACCTCTCCGGCCATAGCTCGTAACCAACTTATTCTCTTGTTATCGAAGAAGGAGATGTAATAGATTGAGTGTAAATTGAGAGAATATTTATAGGTGAAATTGAGACGGCAACGATACAATGAATGTAGAGAAATCGAAAGGTTACAACGAATGTAAAGATATCGAAAGGGTACAACGAATGTAGAGATAGCGAAAGGGTACAACGAATGCAGAGATATCGAAAGGGTACATTGAATGTATATGCGAATTTGTATCAGAAACTGACCCCGAAATTTGGCTCATCATTCTCTAGCTGATTGTGGTTGTTCAAGAAGAGGAGTATCATAAAATGGTCTTACGAGTAAATGATAGTTACGTACTAGTCTTTAATAATGTCGACTTGAACACGTGGGATAATCCCAGAAAATTACAGAGACAAATTATAGCTAGGGAAACTCTAGATGACTTCACGATGAAGTTAACTTCTACTCGTCGTGTTCAGCAACCTATACAAATAATTGTTAGTGTAACCGACGATCATATACAAAAcgttaaaaatatatcaagtGGGATTGTTACTTACACAATGAGGTCGAGTATGTCCAGGCTGTCTGCATTTTGAACAAGCATATTGCTTATGAGACTTCCTCGGCTTGCTCCCATTTTTACGTGACAGTTCTAGCCATGTTAGCCAACGAGACTTCTTTTGCCTTCCAGGCTTCCGCTTCGGTATGGGAGGTATACATCGGATATCTGGCCCAATTGGATCGTGCTCGACATTGGGCATGATGGTAGCCGCGTACGACGCATAGACATAATCTTTTCTATAGTAAGCTTCAACTACGATAGACATATGCCATCCGCTTGACTTGACAGCCTTAATTGCATGTGAACATGGCATTTTCTCAACATCAAACACCCCGCATGAACAAGATTTTGCTTCCAAGTCAACCAAACAGTCACGTTGCCCACCCCTAACGTAGAAACGCCAGCCATCAATGCGTTTTACCGTCATCATATCTGCGTAATGCTCCCTTACGGCCAATAAGAACTCAACACCCCGGCTAAAAGTGGTTGTCAGACTAATTGCATCCTCTCGTCTTTTCCAATACCACCTACCTAACTTTTTGTAATAAACTCAATGAGATATGTGATGGGATAACCTTTGGCTTTCTTTAGCATGAAGTTGATAGATTCCGTAATGTTGCTAGTCTTgatgttgtatctatctcctggacAGTAAACCCGAGACCATAAAGCTGGATCTGCCTCATTCAAGTATGCTGCAAGGGCCAGATTTACGTTAGTAAGGGAAGCCATGTAGCGGTTGTAATCATCATACGTATGCGCATATGCTGCCCCTTTCACCAAGTACATCAGTTGCTTCCCacgaaaattagaaattatgttttgttggagATGGTAGTAACATATCCCTCGTGTTGCCCATGGCATAACATTGCGACATGCTTTAGCTATTGAACTGCACCTATCCGAAACTACTACTAGTGGATATTCATCCGAAATACACTCacttaatttggtgaaaaaccaatcccatgaagcatcacacTCTGAGTCGACAATTCCAAAAGCCAACGGAAATatctgaaagttaccatcctgtgCGCAAGCGACTAGCAATACACCTTCATACTTTCCAGTGAGATGGGtcccatcaaccacaataactTGCCTCACGTAATTGAAACCACGGATTGAAGCATCGAAAGATAGGAAAAAGTACTTAAACCTATGctcgtcatcaacaacaaggtcaacgacACTTCCCGGGTTTGACTGCTCTATTTTTCTAAGACAATAAGGCAACTTCACATATCCAGATTTGGCGTTTCCTCTCACATATTCCAAGCCCTGTACGAAGTTGTGTAATGTAATGTCATGCCGAACATTGTCCTTATTGAATCTTGGATATGTTGTGGGACAACACCATCTACTATTCCTACCCGGTCTACAAAAAGCATCCCAATATATTTGGAGGTGCAACGCTTACGGTGAGTTATGCGGTCCACAATAACACATGTATGCACGTTCAGATATTTGGTGACCCAAAAAGTGGTTGGATCATTCTTCACAGTGGCCATGACCCTCCACGTGCATCCTGGCACAGAGCATATTGCCACCAACCGAGACTTTGTggacttcttaattttgaaagagaattttagcATAATAGCGGTCAAACACACCTCTGTTATGACATTATGTTTGCATGGAAAGCATTGACCTACTTTCAGTTGGTCTATCCAAGGATTATTTAACTGTCCATGAATACCACCAACAAACGGTTTCCCTTCTTCAGCATCTACATCCGGGTGATCtccatcttcatcgtcatcttcaaATTTCCCGTACTCACTGTAATCGaaatccatgtcatcaacatcttttggcTTCTCATCTGTAGTGTCATGGAGagcttcttcacattcttctacACCTTCATCGGCACCTGGATCTACATCGTCACCAAATTCATCCGTTGGCTCCCCATCGGCAATAGAACAAGAGttatttatatcattaacaCATCCCTTAACCGACTGTCCATCCATGCATCGCGTAGAGACGCAAAGGCGAACAACATTCCTactactaaaatctatcaagttctGAACTGATCTATCATTTGTGACATAGACAGGAGGGGTATCTTGGGGCAATTGCTGAAGCATCATCTCTGTTAAGGGATACGATAACTGAaccatctttgtttctttgtcaatcagaTAATCTTCTACGGCCATTTCAAGAAGCTCAGCGTATGTACAACCGTgtcgaaaaaaaaacattctcccaCCTTTGCGTCCATCCATATCAAAATGCCAGGACCCATTTCTCGTCGCCCATACTCCGTAAACAACAGGTATTTGCGCCATCTACCTGAAAGAGTAAGCAGCAAGTCAATTACTCATTACATAGCTGACTATCCGTAGAAGTCTTAAATCAATAACCTAGATGcctcacaaaaccaaaaacatgattgatac is drawn from Camelina sativa cultivar DH55 chromosome 8, Cs, whole genome shotgun sequence and contains these coding sequences:
- the LOC104706447 gene encoding uncharacterized protein LOC104706447, which translates into the protein MMLQQLPQDTPPVYVTNDRSVQNLIDFSSRNVVRLCVSTRCMDGQSVKGCVNDINNSCSIADGEPTDEFGDDVDPGADEGVEECEEALHDTTDEKPKDVDDMDFDYSEYGKFEDDDEDGDHPDVDAEEGKPFVGGIHGQLNNPWIDQLKVGQCFPCKHNVITEVCLTAIMLKFSFKIKKSTKSRLVAICSVPGCTWRVMATVKNDPTTFWVTKYLNVHTCVIVDRITHRKRCTSKYIGMLFVDRVGIVDGVVPQHIQDSIRTMFGMTLHYTTSYRAWNM
- the LOC104706443 gene encoding uncharacterized protein LOC104706443 (The sequence of the model RefSeq protein was modified relative to this genomic sequence to represent the inferred CDS: added 33 bases not found in genome assembly), which produces MIKLLNLSISRSLSLSLCCYHHYYRLLPREERSFCSSKEKIPFPRLCVEKKRMGTLSRVLCLLLLCCAVAATEGTLKYKDPKQPLGARIRDLMNRMTLQEKIGQMVQIERSVATPEVMQKYFIGSVLSGGGSVPSEKATPETWVNMVNGIQKAALSTRLGIPMIYGIDAVHGHNNVYGATIFPHNVGLGVTRDPSLLKRIGEATALEVRATGIPYAFAPCIAVCRDPRWGRCYESYSEDYKIVQQMTEIIPGLQGDLPTKRRGVPFVGGKSKVAACAKHFVGDGGTVRGIDENNTVIDSKGLFGIHMPAYYNAVNKGVATIMVSYSAWNGLRMHANKELVTGFLKNKLKFRGFVISDWQGIDRITTPPHLNYSYSVYAGISAGIDMIMVPYNYTEFIDEINSQIQKKLIPISRIDDAVKRILRVKFTMGLFEEPLADLSFANQLGSKEHRELAREAVRKSLVLLKNGKKGAKPLLPLPKKTGKILVAGTHADNLGYQCGGWTITWQGLKGSDHTVGTTILAAVKSIVAPTTQVVYSENPDANFVKSGKFDYAIVVVGEPPYAEMFGDSTNLTISDPGPSTIGNVCGSMKCVVVVVSGRPVVIQPYVSTIDALVAAWLPGTEGQGVADALFGDYGFTGKLARTWFKSVKQLPMNVGDLHYDPLYPFGFGLTTKPYKM